The Cucumis melo cultivar AY chromosome 6, USDA_Cmelo_AY_1.0, whole genome shotgun sequence genome includes a region encoding these proteins:
- the LOC103490828 gene encoding probable serine/threonine-protein kinase PBL19, with the protein MKCFFYPKGKSKSKGISKSAPELNQDEKSNKSAKANGFRPSNSLPSRSIPELYKEKEQNLRAFSLQELVDATNGFSRMLKIGEGGFGSVYKGRIKPITPNGEPVVVAIKKLNQHSLQGHKEWLAEVQFLSVVSHPNLVKLLGYAAENGVRGIQRLLVYEFLPNKSLEHHLFQRMSPTLPWKQRLEIIIGAAQGLAYLHGGLEAQVIYRDFKSSNVLLDENFKPKLSDFGLAREGPSGDHSHVSTAVVGTHGYAAPEYIETGRLKSQCDVWSFGVVLYELLTGRRALDRNRPMGEQKLLQWVRQFPVDSSMFTMLIDPRLRNQYSLSSAREVAKLADRCLNKNAMSRPAMTEVVESLQKALLMTEEKTSSSSSKNQSHRVLLSPRFVDQKHDMVRKQGKV; encoded by the exons ATGAAGTGTTTCTTTTATCCTAAGGGAAAATCAAAGTCCAAAGGAATATCAAAATCTGCTCCAGAGTTAAACCAAGATGAAAAATCCAACAAATCAGCCAAGGCAAATGGTTTCAGACCATCAAATTCATTACCTTCAAGGAGTATTCCTGAATTGTACAAAGAGAAGGAGCAAAATTTGAGGGCTTTCTCTCTCCAAGAGCTTGTTGATGCAACAAATGGCTTTAGCAGGATGTTGAAGATTGGGGAGGGTGGTTTTGGGTCTGTGTATAAAGGAAGAATTAAACCCATAACTCCCAATGGTGAACCTGTTGTGGTTGCCATTAAAAAACTCAACCAGCATAGCTTGCAG GGTCATAAAGAATGGCTTGCAGAAGTTCAATTTCTTAGTGTAGTTAGTCATCCAAATCTAGTTAAACTTCTGGGTTATGCGGCTGAAAATGGTGTGAGAGGGATTCAAAGGCTCTTAGTCTACGAGTTTCTTCCAAACAAGAGCTTGGAACACCATCTTTTCCAAAGAATGTCGCCGACTCTTCCATGGAAGCAGAGATTAGAGATTATCATTGGTGCTGCTCAGGGCTTGGCTTATCTACATGGAGGATTAGAAGCTCAG GTGATATATCGCGATTTTAAATCTTCGAACGTGCTATTGGACGAGAACTTCAAGCCTAAACTCTCAGACTTTGGCCTTGCTAGAGAAGGACCAAGTGGTGATCACTCACACGTTTCTACAGCA GTGGTTGGAACGCATGGATATGCTGCTCCTGAATACATTGAGACAGGTCGTCTAAAGAGCCAATGCGATGTATGGAGTTTCGGTGTGGTTCTGTATGAACTTCTCACGGGCAGACGAGCTTTGGATAGAAACCGTCCCATGGGAGAGCAGAAACTTCTTCAGTGGGTGAGACAATTTCCGGTTGACAGTAGTATGTTCACCATGTTAATTGATCCTCGACTCAGAAACCAGTATTCCTTGTCTTCCGCCCGGGAAGTTGCAAAGTTGGCAGACCGTTGCCTGAACAAAAATGCGATGAGTCGGCCAGCAATGACAGAAGTAGTTGAAAGTTTACAGAAAGCGCTACTAATGACGGAAGAGAAAACAAGCTCTAGTAGCAGTAAAAATCAGTCTCATCGGGTCTTGTTATCTCCAAGATTTGTTGATCAAAAGCATGATATGGTTAGAAAACAAGGGAAGGTTTGA